ATGAATCGTGTTGTATGTCCGTATATGCGCGCCAATCATGTGCTTGGCCCTTTGAAAAAGTTGGGAAAGCTCGGCTTGTTAGGCGGAAAGTTCCCGGCGCTGTACGTTCCTTCCAAATACACATTAGGCTCATTAATCGTCACCCAGTCTGTTACCAGATCCCCAAGTGCCAGCACGACTTTTCGAACAAACCGGTCGAACCACATGACTGAGTCCTTATTGGTCCAACCGCCCAGATCCTCAAACCAGATCGGATTGGTAAAATGATGGAGCGTCACGAGCGGTATGATCCCTTTTTCCAATAATTGCTCGATCTCTGTACGATAATGAGCCAATGCGTCTTCATTAAAGCGCCCATTATCCGGTTCAATCCGGCTCCATTCCACACTCATCCGATATGTATCTTGATTCAAAGCCACCATCAAATCAATATCTTCTTCATACCTGTTCCAATGATCAGCCGCAACAATGCA
This sequence is a window from Lentibacillus sp. JNUCC-1. Protein-coding genes within it:
- a CDS encoding family 1 glycosylhydrolase encodes the protein MRTFKMPESFLFGTATAALQIEGGDRNNNWYRFCEENKTKDGTHCIVAADHWNRYEEDIDLMVALNQDTYRMSVEWSRIEPDNGRFNEDALAHYRTEIEQLLEKGIIPLVTLHHFTNPIWFEDLGGWTNKDSVMWFDRFVRKVVLALGDLVTDWVTINEPNVYLEGTYSAGNFPPNKPSFPNFFKGPST